DNA from Quercus lobata isolate SW786 chromosome 1, ValleyOak3.0 Primary Assembly, whole genome shotgun sequence:
ATGCAAGAATCTTAACTCTAAATTGGAAAAAGTCCAAGAttatattttagcataaaaatgtTCTCCATAttaagaaaacacaaaaaaagagaaagaacaactagggatatttaaagaaaaatctgaCTATATATATAGGAACAACAGAGAAAGCAAGAGCAGTGTTGAATGTGATGGAAGAACTAAAGATAGTTCGAATTTGTATGATCACCCTCTTCCTTTTGGCTACGTAGCTTCATTGGTCATTCACTCATGGTTCTGGTGACGTAGTTAGAAAGGTGAaggcattttataatttgtatatTACTTGATCCATTCACTTCATATAATCGAGTTCATTCACtaatcaaaaatttatttttcattaacaCATAGGCGTACATTGTGTACATGGGAGAGGCACTACAGTCAAAAACCTCTGCTACTAGTCTTCATCACAACTTGCTTTCTTCAGTTGTTGGACGGTAAGTGGGATGACAAAATATCTAAACATTGCATGCTTATATCtacttatattttaatttaaacaatactagttttccttttgtttcttacacagaatagttttttttttgtggtaattTATACCTGGAATAATTCATGTATAAATTTGTAAATGAGatacagagaaaagaaaagggataAGAGAGAAAACATTCGAGTTTACATGATTTTCTCATACACCTCTCAGGAAAGTAAATTACAATGGAATCCAAATTTATAATAGAATTACAtgcaaaagtaaaaataatctgaatttgaattgcatattaaatattaattgtcTCAATCCCATGATTTTTTCTAGTAATCAGTCCCTTAATTTGTTGACTAATCTCAAGATTTTCTCTAGAAATAAATGTCTTGATTTGTTCTCTCTTTCATGGAAAGTAATTGGGTGAATTATAATTCATACATGGGTCAGAGATTTGGTGGTAGGGGACGGTTCCATTATGGTTAGGAACTTATCAATATGTATAGCATTGGGCTTTTTTGATGTTGCGGAAgctacaagaaaaaaaaaattttgctttctgaatggaaaaagaaactaaacacGTTATCTTCTGAATGAAAACCTCAAATCCACAAGGGATTTCTTAAGTCCACAAGGTGATAGGTATCTGGAATccaccaaagaaaaacaatagaCAAATTCTGTATTTTTATAAATCTGAAAACTAAACTGTCTTGGAGGCTACAAtatgtttaaatagtaaaaagaaaacctagGACGGCTAGCAATATGTTCAAAAGCCTAATTTGCGTTAATCACATAATTAGGTggcaaaatagtaaaatttttccaaaaatagcaaaattgagataattatggaaattgaaaatactgttaATTTCTAAGAGATGTCCCAAAATAGACGAGacattattttgatttttaaactaaaagttattaaagaaaaacaaatattactaaaaatatgaaaaacacaGTTTTCGGGGCCTTAACAAAGGAATTTGCCTAAATTTGGGTGACCTTTGAGGATTAAGGCTCGAGTCTTTATCAAAATGCCGTTTCCTTTCAActtgtcaaattttatgtaattcCGACATCGTCGCCCCGATTGCCTCTACAAGCACCCCCTTGATCTTGCGCCATGACTTCCAGTGCCCATGCTACTCTAGGAATGCTTGTACTATCTATTCTACATCATTTTCtatgtatataaaattagcTTTTAGGGTATAATCCATATCTGATATAACATCACAACATGCAACAAATTGAGTTATTTGGGTAGACAATTAAACCATCAAGTATTGTTGTTTTTCAGTGGCCGTATTGCCCAAAAGTCCATGATATATAGCTACACAAAGAGTTTTAACGCATTTGCAGCAAACCTATTGCCAGATGAAGCTGAAAGACTACAAGGTACACACTAAAAACATCATGTTACAcaacatttctttctttctttctttttctttttctttatttctcttGGGGTGGTTGtcttatataatttatatacatatatgcatCTTTTACAGAGAACGAAAATGTGGTGTCGGTGTTTCCTAGTAGAATTCGAAAACTTCATACAACAAGATCATGGGATTTCTTAGGAATGCCTCCCTCAGTAAAGAGAAATCATCAAATTGAAAGTAATATCATTGTTGGTTTATTAGATACaggtaataaattaaaatttctcaTAGAGCTTTAACTTCCTCCTTGTTACATGTCATCATGGTGGAATTTTgataacttatttaattttttagttttcctccccttattttttaggaatttaTATTGATGCTCCAAGTTTTGACGACAAAGGACTAGGACCTCCTCCATCAAAATGGAAGGGTAGATGCCAAGTAGTAGGCAACTTCACCGGCTGTAACAAGTAAACAATCTCAATCTCTCTCCTCAATTGTGACCAACCACAAAATAGTATGCCTAGATGCATAATAAAAAGTATGTTGGTAGATCCAAATGAAAGTGATTTTATTCCAATCATAGCAAATCTTATcaataattctaaaaataaaatattgtgttttAAACATTACTTaggataaaaatgaaatttaaataatacatcTTATATATTGTAAAAGCAGAAGCTTTGACACCAATTTGTTGAGAATAGAGAAAGTATAAAGATCTATTTGTTGTTTGTATCCAAATTGCAATGGggttatgaaaaatagaaacaaaaaaagaagaaacaatcACACAAGTAACACTCAGACTTACATGGTTCGACTTTTGGCCTACGTCCACAAGCGGTGTTAAGGAGAAAGTTTCACTAACAAAAGAGAGTACAAAGGTGGTACcaaaagcactctcacaaaaCCTAAGGCTCAAATACACCCAAAGAACTCATAGACACCAAAAGCACAAACAAAGTCACAACTTAGAACTCTACCAAAGAATAGAGGAAACCTTTTCTAATAACAAAAGTTGGTGCTCACTCTAATTACCACCCATCAATTGTAGAgggtatttggtatcaaatgataccatatCGGTTGTATCAAAATCTAATAAGTGAGatacatttgcaaaaaataattacCATGCTAAAAATGAAAGGCATGTGTTAATGAGTagttatttttacatacatgtCTCTcgtttattgaattttgatatggATGATATGGTATTATTTGATTCAAAATACTATTTCCATCTATTGCTATTTATACAAGTACAAGTTAGTTAGGGTAAAAAGCAAAACCTAAGTCGGCAACCACAAGTCCTAATTTAAGTAGGACAAGTTCAATGGGATATTATTCCATGTGGCACATATATGGTGGTTATAAAGCACATGATTCAAGCTGTTCACGCATGGATCTTTCATTTAATTTCCAAGCTATTCACCCTTTTATGCAGCAAGGTAATAGGTGCAACATTCTACAACAACGACCCCATCAGGGCCAAATTAGATCCAAATCCATCCCCAATAGATGATGATGGCCATGGCAGTCACACTGCATCCACTGCAGCAGGGGCCTCGATAGCAGGCACAAGCTTTTACAGTTTAGCCGAAGGCATAGCTCGAGGTGGGGTTCCATCAGCACGCATTGCAATGTACAAGGTGTGTTCAAACGGAGGTTGCAGTGACATAGACCTTTTGGCTGGATTGGACGATGCCATTGATGACAGAATTGACGTGCTATCAATATCTATTGGAGCGTCCGCAAGTAGCTTTTTTGAGGATCCCATTTCGATTGGTGCCTTTCATGCAATGAAGAGGGGGATTTTCACAGCATGTTCGGCGGGGAATGGTGGCCCATCTCTATATACTGTGCAGAACGTAGGTCCTTGGATAATGACTGTTGGTGCTTCTTCCATTGATAGGTTGTTCAGGACTCCAGTTAAACTTGGAAATAACCTACAAACTGATGTAAGTcgcttctttctttttgggatGGCATACAAAGTtttgctaccaaaaaaaaaaaaaaatgatatagcACTagatttatagtaatatttaatctaaccaaaaatatgaaaatatttcaaatggaGATGATCCTGAAGCAACTTGTGGCATTAATTATGATGGTCTTGCTTAGTAAAGAAGTGCTTCCATCTAGGAAcatgataattttcttttttacttgaaATAGGTGGAATTCATTTTAtagttaagattttattttttatttttttaaatctaactAAGTATAGAATGTCACATTATTTAAAAGATTTTAAATGGGATGATTGTAAATAAAACAACTCGTCTCGTTTCAAGTGTAATAATATTTAGCAATGGAGTGCTTTTATCTGGGAGCATGATCCTTTTCCATTTCTCTTGATCATAATCACATTACATTTACTGGGGCATTGAATAACAGGGAATTTCCATCAACACGTTTTCACCAAAAAAGAAGACGTACCCTCTAACCACTGCGGGATTAGCAGCCAATAGTTCTTTATCTCCAACTTCAACTCCTTGGTAATTAATTAGAGAGCACTTTCTATTTCATGATTTATACTGTAATTGAACATCACCAAACCTAATATATATTCAGGGTCAGACTGTTAATATTAGTAGCACTGATCAATTGAAGAATTGTGCAGGTATTGTAGTGAAGGAAGTTTGGACGCGAATAAAGTCAAAGGAAAGATCGTGCTATGCAATGAATCAGCAAGTCAAACTTACATTAAGAGCATAGGAGGGGCTGGGGATCTCATATCTCTCGTAGAGAAGATAGATACCACCTTTAAGTCTCTCATCCCTGGTGCCTTTGTTGATTCTAGTTTTGCTTACAAAATTCTTGCATATGTCAACTCAACCAAGTAAGTAAgaataaacaaatttattatataaaatgcccCCCCTCCCCAATAATTCCTAGGAGGGTTgttattaatttgaattttttatttttctttttgttgtgaCCAAAGTATATTCTAAGTTCATACTAATATAGAGCTAGCCTGCAGCCTAGTTTTTAATCCTATATATACCTTATTTAGGGTTCATTATAACTtgtaattattcaattaatataaaaaaaataacttgatATATTAACATtcttaatggatttttttttttcattgataaaattttcagaaacCCTCAGGCTGTCATACACCAGTCCAAATCAATACGCAACACTGCTGCACCCTTTGTGGCTTCCTTTTCATCCCGAGGTCCATCCAAGATATCTCACACAATACTTAAGGTAACCTTTTGAAATGATAAACATTCTAGGCATAAATTTGTGCACTTATTTTTAGCATATATACTAGTATGATggttttaaattatatttgatttgCAGCCAGATATTGTGGCACCTGGGCTAGATATACTAGCTGCTTACTCTAAACTTTCATCAACGACTGGGTCTCCTTTGGACGACCGGTTTGGTGTGTATAATATACTATCTGGAACTTCAATGGCTTGCCCTCATGTGGCTGGTGCTGCTGCCTACATCAAAACATTCCACCCTAATTGGTCTCCTTCTGCAATTAAATCGGCCCTAATGACAACTGGTTAGTCTCCTGAAATTCTCATGATGTGTTAAAGATGAGTGTCATTTTACAAGAACCACCATTAAAATGGTGTCAATAAGAggtttttaatgtttatttcaAATTCTCCAATGCCATCACAGTTCTCATTGTTTACCAACAATATGGATAATATGCCAATAAGTTTAGTAGAAATATTACCCATCTTAATATGTTTCCATATGTTATGTAAACTGTTTGattcaaatataaaatcttCACTATGAAACAGATTTTCCCCATGATTAATGGAGatgattattttctaataagAAATGTATGATATTCATTTTATGAGTAAAGTTAGGGATACTAGAAATTCTATTGCAAAATCATTACAAACCTATGTGTCATtattcacaatatatatatatatatatatatatatatatgtatgtattagTTATTGAAGATGCACCAATGAAATTCATATTGTCACTTTAGTTTGTAAATCTTtggtagtaaaatttgtaataatcttAACATTTGTATTCCTTCTATGTAAACAAATTAATCAAGATATAATCTCACATTtcccaaaaataagttttatataaaaaattaggctttttgagtgttttataattttgcttCTTGATTGATGATCAGCATCTGAATTGAAAATCAAGGATGACCAAGCTGAGTTAGCATATGGGGCTGGCCAAATTGACCCCATTAGAGCACTGGACCCCGGTTTGATATATGACATTTCAACATCTGACTATACCCGCTTCCTATGTAATGAGGGCTACACTGGGACACTGCTACGCTTGTTCACTGGAGAGATCACCAATTGCTCAAGTCTCCCAAACATTGGAGGACATGATGTCTTAAATTACCCATCCATGTATTTTCAATTTACCAACGCTAAATCTAGTATATCAGCCATCTTTCATAGGACAGTAACAAATGTGGGCTCTAGAAAATCTATATACAAGGCAACTGTTAGGGCGCCAAAGAATCTAAAGGTCACTGTTATTCCGAATAAGTTGACTTTTAGTCAATTGAACCAGAAAAAATCTTTCCTGGTTGCGATACAGGGACCACCACAATTGCTTTCAATTAACCAAACGACAAGTTTATCAGCATCATTGGAATGGAGTGACGGTACACATAGAGTTAAGAGTCCCATATTCATTACTTTGACTCAGCCATGATAGATGTTGGTGAAATTTCTTAGGCCTAATGtctaatttcttttgttttagaagAAAGGCCTAAGTTTATCAGATCTTCTACTAATGagccaccaccccccccccccccaaaaaaaatcatctattatttgttatttaatgGGTTTTATTTCAATGcaaaagaaataaacatatttttatttgcaGCTTACCATTTTTGTTGGGttatataaattaattgcacaaatacattaattaaaaatggccaaaaatatgtcattgatgatgattatgaccttatctaaaaattttatgacaaaaGAGTTCTCCAATGAGCACTCACTAGGTAGCTATATAGAGCACCAAAAAGCAAgagatttaataaattatttcttacAAACTGCTGCTCGGACGTTCATCCCaatagagcaagagatttaataaattatttctgACAACTCCCATCTTTACCTTACTCACATAGTTGCTCGCATAAGTTTGGCACAAAATACCTTTAACTTAGCCACTCAGTGCATAAAACTTGAAGCTTAAATCCAGAAGAGCAAAGTTATCCCCTTATGTAATCTCATAATTATGAACACATTAATCTTTCTTGGTTATAGGCATGACTACTACTTTGATCTTGAAATTTCCTTCAACCTCAACTTCTATCAAGTTAGTGTTGTGAAGCCTTGTGATTGCAAAACTTGGTTATGATGTGGACTCTCACTTAGTGCCTTCACCATCAAGTTATGAGTTCACCATTGAAACCTAGGGAAAGGTGGTCATTGGAGTCATCCCAAATAAATGAATTCTTGGCGCCAATGAAGAGAGGGtggatgtcaaaattttctcatttttatttttctacttctttttatttatttattttcaatatgtCAATTTGAATTCATTGATTTCGTAAAAGCCATAGTTACTTTACACTATATTTAATTATGAAGTTTCTAGGGTATGCCATAAACTTGATGGATGATTTAAATGATTTcttgacaaaattttgttttagtaaTTTGATAAATTATGTTATATATCTTTaggctttttattattattattattattattattattattattattattattattattaatggtAGTTTACTAACTTATTCATAAATTTGTTACTTTCAAATAATTAAGTTTAACCATAAAATAATCATTAATAATATTCCCACACATTGCATGGGTCTGTGactagctatatatatatatatataaatatatatatatatatatatatataggtaaaactcagagaaagttcaattagaattctaaattagagttcaattttgcaaaatgcatctaaatttatgtgaggACCACAACATAATTATCTTTCCAAgagttcaattaaaatttgaaattaaactCCAATTTTGCTCCATGTACCTAAATTTATGTGGAGACACACCATTAATATCATATTCAAATCATGTATAGAATTAATTGTCTTAGAAGAacatatataacaaattttcttGATAGATTTTGAAGTTTGCCCTTTaatataacacacacacactctttTTCGAGTATATATTATGTGCATGCCCAAAATATATGGCTATTGGGCCTAAACTCTAcctgggctcacaatctatttgttttGTGGGCTTTTAGGTTTCCTACTGTGGGTGGTCCTTTGCTCGGCAGACCCAAACATACTTCTATTTCCTCAagcctttctttcttcttcacaaaATCACTCCTTTGTTTTCTCTGAGTATTTACTCTCTTTTCCTAGTACTCTTCCCAGAATTGCCAACCCCCAATTCCTCATTCTCATCTCTTATTTATAACTCAAGATTAGTAGAAGGGTTATGAttactgttaggacatatgtgtttcacatgttaggaacatgtgtcattcttttatgtaattggcttatcctttgacaaaatgcactttacttgtatttgggtagatttaggatgtgtttaaatacttcaagaaaccatgtttcaagatcaagtattgaagccttcaagtctgttcaagaaaacaagttcatagtgcaaaatcattaaaactcgacagctggctcgaccgctgcatctatcgagcttaaggaagctgttctacattcggtgtgctcgacacctgcttgACACCTtctatttgtcgaggtttaagattttcagaattccaatatgattttcttgggatccgtgaatttgtctttgggctttctttactcctaaccttagacatataaaaggatcaatttaagggccatcaaagagttcacaagttgcacaaggtttgagcaaactttgttcaagcaaattgtgaccggagacaaagttcttgccttagttcatctctttctcttgaagaagttgttgtgtatgtgcaccgtagggttttgtgagcAAGCATCTTCTTggtcttcatcgtgtggataaactgaagaactttgcaaccaacaaccttcttagttggtgattgaagtcgcgtactaggatccgcgcaattggttagtcacgtactttggagtcgtgcatcagaaaggggaactgtcactacagaacaagtccaattgggtattggggtaagggttcaactgtacgttggtaaggtacttggattcctttacttgtaatcgtttgttgtgataatagtgaagtttcgagagtggtgacctgaaaatcacctggtggggtttttgccgttaggttttctccatttgtaaacaaatcactatgttatttatttttcgttgcatatttagtttattggtgatttgtttgtgctatcacgtgtttgtatgataaattgattaattaataatttggctaattaattaattaatttctatcacaaggggtcatttagtttgtggcctatcaattACTTTAGGATATTAGTGGGTTTGGAGGTCCAATTCCATTGCctttaagtgggtgtttaggtggCAGTGGGAGGAGTGGCATTGGAACTACTTCCTTCCTCAGAATAGCCACACGACGGTGATACTCTCCAAGGTACTGCCGGGCAGTCGGGAGGCGGTACCCCGAGCAATCACTGTCTTGTTTGGAATAAGGTTGACCGGGCAAGGTCCTGGTGATGGAACATGATGCATACAGATTAAGAGTATTCACCCAATGGGCTTTGGGGTGGCATGAGGCCTGGGCCTATGGCCCTGGAAGGCTTACATAAATTTGTTACTTTCAAATAATTAAGTTTAACCATAAAATAATCATTAATAATATACACAATGTTACACACTGGTTTATATAAATAACAAACTCTTATTTTGTACactttaattttccaaaattatacATTGTCtaaattgttaggacatatgtgtttcacatgttaagaacatatgtcacgattttatgtaattggcttatcctttgacaaaacgcactttacttgtaatttggtagatttaggatgtgtttaaatacttcaagaaaccatgtttcaagatcaagtgttgacgccttcaagtctgtccaagaaaacaagctgaaagtgcAAAATtactaaagctcgacagctagcatgtgtcgaggtttaGGGAAGCTGTTCAGCCcatgtgctcgacacctg
Protein-coding regions in this window:
- the LOC115979402 gene encoding subtilisin-like protease SBT4.15, coding for MGEALQSKTSATSLHHNLLSSVVGRGRIAQKSMIYSYTKSFNAFAANLLPDEAERLQENENVVSVFPSRIRKLHTTRSWDFLGMPPSVKRNHQIESNIIVGLLDTGIYIDAPSFDDKGLGPPPSKWKGRCQVVGNFTGCNNKVIGATFYNNDPIRAKLDPNPSPIDDDGHGSHTASTAAGASIAGTSFYSLAEGIARGGVPSARIAMYKVCSNGGCSDIDLLAGLDDAIDDRIDVLSISIGASASSFFEDPISIGAFHAMKRGIFTACSAGNGGPSLYTVQNVGPWIMTVGASSIDRLFRTPVKLGNNLQTDGISINTFSPKKKTYPLTTAGLAANSSLSPTSTPWYCSEGSLDANKVKGKIVLCNESASQTYIKSIGGAGDLISLVEKIDTTFKSLIPGAFVDSSFAYKILAYVNSTKNPQAVIHQSKSIRNTAAPFVASFSSRGPSKISHTILKPDIVAPGLDILAAYSKLSSTTGSPLDDRFGVYNILSGTSMACPHVAGAAAYIKTFHPNWSPSAIKSALMTTASELKIKDDQAELAYGAGQIDPIRALDPGLIYDISTSDYTRFLCNEGYTGTLLRLFTGEITNCSSLPNIGGHDVLNYPSMYFQFTNAKSSISAIFHRTVTNVGSRKSIYKATVRAPKNLKVTVIPNKLTFSQLNQKKSFLVAIQGPPQLLSINQTTSLSASLEWSDGTHRVKSPIFITLTQP